The proteins below come from a single Notamacropus eugenii isolate mMacEug1 chromosome 7, mMacEug1.pri_v2, whole genome shotgun sequence genomic window:
- the STRC gene encoding stereocilin isoform X4 — MALSLWSLLFLLLLLLLPRAVTLAPVESHDSDPVISLLGSFLGALDVVPPSFFSRSQFSAFLDNISSTLEGLEPRDMGGEEPPTLRPPALRLHDFLVTLRGSRDWEPLIKLLGDTLALLGHEQTPRDFLGHQAGTLSGLVELLLNVLLPEESTVPPRPPCTRDGPPDCDLAADWLPSLLLLLEGTRWQALLQMIPVADTNFTDPGWGEPPPRLMQGLLGLITPSEEPGAEGLLWVGLLRTVGAPLYAAFQGGLLRVTHSLKDEVFAMLGQPELDASGQCMGGNLRQLLLWGVLHNVSWDAQALGFLSGMPPPPPALLHCLSTGVPLPRASQHSARSNSREPRAFSMDTICYNESDSDLPFSISNFSIHLYCQHAKPSTPRPPSSMAVTCETAAWYVTSLEVSAQFWLQACHDQYPEQFLEVICSNFSLISLPRPNRGLVRRLCASLLPPPTSCPEGLPPIPLTPELFWGCFLENETLWVERMCVEEGLEAVPPQNQAWVHHVCQGPTPDASAFPPCHVGPCGERCPNGGSFLEMVCVNDTLYDSLVPFWPWLEGQCRISRGGNNTCFLEGLLGPLLPPLPPLGPSPLCLAPGPFLLGMLSQLPRCQAAVPSLSHPTRLHYFLRLLAFLLGPGTGGIEVQRLLGQALLLSSLPDNCSFWDSFNPWGRSSMLRSVGEYLKQEHRLAPPGPGPPDGPIPDPGKRELLACYSPLLWELLQREKSAWVLQILVQEYLRMPPENLQQLVLSAESEAAQGFLALIHHSWAQLKVPPSEEQALGRLTTLLLQRFPQLTPQLFIDLSPLIPFLAVNDLLRFPPSLLANESVLAIIRDRSPVMKPEQKEALAQLLLAPELFGEVPAWSQELLWAALPLLPHLPLEHFLQLSPHQIQALEDSWPAAGLGPGQARHVLRSLVNQSVPDGEEQVLRLGSLACFLSTEELQSLVPLSDPMGSVERGLLQCVANGTLSPEGRVAHELLRVLRSTGGAELSPQELQAWGPLFSQLELSFLEELSESQLRTILPALQRTDLTLGQATLLLERLLPQEDLSVEELCALRPLFPGLNPQSLRVIPTEVLAAACPCLSSTLSRLSSAQKAALLQSFRVKDGVQITGPIGADPTVCPADQPGSLIWPACLLPLLPLKMLQLDTPVLLANLSPYRELPWSEQQAQFLWKKMSATTKLTLRNLQSLGTLAGGMTCEWLQQFSWQTDFLKVVVLLYQLPGGVRGSLRACIWEELQRRMEMSELELGGLGPDLNGLQQELLFQLPVQLIDRLSNDSILLVLELVRGDPEQFLVLPPIRREALAERALRSLAPQDVPLSGEVLEALGPLVGSLGTESVGRILPQTLLAHLNRLQNFCLGEPFATGLGSLLLHESAFGRPELWSRDEVEQAGRLVLTLSSQAILLLPREALGPETLERLLERQQSWEQSRAGQLCGVPELGLRKAALVTGVVQAEAEDEPDPVPTCADIRGTFPAAWSAAQIAEMGLSDFKDCLGLFAKDPSLGPEELRAAMNKAKELWGPLQGLRPEQILQLGRLLIGIGERELQELTLVDWAVLGALGQLEGWRKNQLRVIVSSFLRQSGRHVRNLDFIHLTALGHAICGLRPDEIQHINNREFSKAVLFLGSLTLQCSEEQLEALAHLLVLPGGFGLASNWGPEIFTEVGSLAAGLPDLALSALLRGQIRGLTPLAIAVMPAPKFAVVFSPVQLSGFTSAQALAITPEQMAFLSPEQRQAVIWAQHEGKEILEQLGRNAAWVLQEQTVSFWTPALIIFLTGCLP, encoded by the exons ATGGCTCTGAGCCTCTGGTCCTTGCTGttcctactgctgctgctgctacttcccCGTGCAG TGACCTTGGCCCCTGTGGAGTCCCACGACTCGGATCCTGTAATTTCTCTCTTGGGGTCATTTTTAGGGGCCCTGGATGTGGTCCCACCAAGTTTCTTCAGTCGTTCACAGTTCTCTGCCTTCTTAGACAATATTTCTTCTACCCTGGAAGGCTTAGAACCTAGAGATATGGGGGGAGAGGAACCCCCAACCCTAAGACCCCCTGCACTACGGCTTCATGATTTCCTGGTGACTTTGAGGGGCAGCCGGGACTGGGAACCCCTGATTAAGCTACTAGGGGACACCCTGGCACTGTTAGGACATGAGCAGACACCTCGGGACTTTCTGGGGCACCAGGCAGGCACCCTAAGTGGGCTGGTGGAGCTGCTTCTGAATGTCCTGCTTCCTGAGGAGTCCACAGTGCCTCCTCGGCCCCCTTGTACTCGAGATGGACCCCCTGATTGTGATCTGGCTGCTGATTGGTTACCTTCACTTCTACTGTTGCTGGAAGGCACTCGTTGGCAGGCATTGTTGCAGATGATTCCTGTGGCTGACACCAACTTCACAGACCCTGGCTGGGGGGAGCCACCACCCCGACTTATGCAGGGCCTCCTGGGCCTGATAACACCATCTGAAGAACCAGGTGCTGAAGGACTCCTTTGGGTGGGTCTACTTCGTACAGTGGGGGCTCCCCTCTATGCTGCCTTCCAGGGAGGGCTTCTGCGTGTTACCCATTCCCTGAAGGATGAGGTGTTTGCCATGCTGGGGCAACCAGAACTTGATGCCAGCGGGCAGTGCATGGGGG GTAATTTGAGACAGCTGCTTCTATG GGGTGTACTACACAATGTATCCTGGGATGCCCAGGCACTAGGATTCCTATCTGGgatgccacccccaccccctgccctccTACACTGCTTGAGCACCGGGGTACCCCTGCCCCGAGCCTCCCAGCATTCAGCCCGAAGCAACTCTCGAGAGCCTCGAGCCTTTTCCATGGATACAATCTGCTACAACGAATCAGACTCTGACTTACCCTTCAGTATCTCCAATTTCTCCATCCACCTGTATTGTCAGCATGCCAAACCCTCCACTCCCCGCCCTCCTTCCAGCATGGCTGTGACCTGTGAGACAGCTGCATGGTACGTGACCTCTCTAGAGGTGAGCGCCCAGTTTTGGTTGCAGGCATGCCATGATCAGTACCCGGAACAGTTCCTGGAGGTCATCTGCAGTAATTTCTCCCTGATATCACTGCCCAGACCCAACAGAGGCCTGGTGAGGCGTCTCTGTGCCAgccttctccccccacccaccaGTTGCCCAGAAGGCCTACCTcccattcccctcaccccagagCTCTTCTGGGGTTGTTTCCTGGAGAATGAGACATTGTGGGTGGAGCGAATGTGTGTGGAAGAGGGCCTAGAGGCGGTGCCCCCACAGAACCAGGCATGGGTACATCATGTGTGCCAGGGTCCAACCCCTGACGCAAGTGCATTCCCACCCTGTCATGTTGGGCCCTGTGGGGAGCGTTGCCCAAATGGGGGCAGTTTCCTGGAGATGGTATGTGTCAATGACACTCTATATGACTCCCTCGTGCCCTTCTGGCCCTGGCTGGAGGGACAGTGTAGAATTAGCCGTGGAGGTAATAATACCTGCTTCCTGGAAGGATTGCTTGGTCCTCTGCTGCCCCCACTGCCTCCTCTGGGGccctctcctctctgcctggCTCCAGGTCCCTTCCTGCTTGGCATGCTGTCCCAGCTGCCCCGATGTCAGGCtgcagtgccttccctctcccaccctacCCGCCTACACTATTTTCTTCGCCTCCTGGCATTCCTCTTGGGTCCAGGGACTGGGGGTATAGAGGTCCAGAGGCTGCTGGGCCAGGCTCTGCTactctccagtcttcctgacaaCTGCTCCTTCTGGGACTCCTTCAACCCCTGGGGCCGGAGTAGCATGCTACGGTCAGTGGGTGAATACCTGAAGCAGGAGCACAGGCTGGCTCCACCTGGTCCTGGCCCCCCTGATGGTCCTATTCCAGATCCTGGCAAGAGGGAGCTACTAGCTTGCTACAGT CCATTACTGTGGGAATTGctccagagagagaagagtgCTTGGGTCCTACAGATCCTTGTTCAG GAGTACCTGCGCATGCCCCCAGAGAATCTCCAGCAGTTGGTGTTATCAGCAGAGAGTGAGGCAGCCCAGGGTTTCTTGGCACTCATCCATCACTCATGGGCCCAGCTGAAG GTACCCCCATCAGAGGAGCAAGCCCTGGGCCGACTGACCACTCTCTTGCTCCAGCGTTTCCCTCAACTCACACCTCAGCTCTTTATTGATCTGTCACCACTCATCCCCTTCCTGGCAGTAAATGATCTGCTTCGCTTCCCACCTTCCCTGCTGGCCAATGAGAGCGT gCTGGCCATCATCCGTGATCGTAGTCCAGTCATGAAACCTGAGCAAAAGGAAGCCTTGGCACAGCTGCTGCTGGCACCTGAGCTGTTTGGGGAAGTGCCCGCctggtctcaggagctgctgtgggcTGCATTGCCCTTGCTGCCCCACCTCCCTTTGGAACACTTCCTGCAACTTAGTCCCCACCAG ATTCAGGCTCTGGAGGACAGTTGGCCAGCAGCAGGGCTAGGACCAGGACAGGCCCGGCATGTACTACGCAGTTTGGTGAATCAGAGTGTCCCAGATGGTGAAGAACAAGTGTTAAG GCTGGGGTCCCTTGCCTGCTTCCTGAGTACTGAGGAACTTCAGAGTCTTGTGCCCTTGAGTGACCCCATGGGATCAGTAGAGCGAGGACTGCTTCAATGTGTGGCCAATGGAACCCTCAGCCCTGAAGGACGG GTGGCACATGAGCTGCTACGGGTGCTTCGTTCAACTGGGGGGGCAGAGTTGAGTCCCCAGGAGCTGCAGGCCTGGGGCCCCCTCTTCTCTCAGCTTGAACTCAGCTTCCTGGAGGAGCTATCAGAGTCTCAACTCAGAACTATTCTCCCTGCCTTGCAAAGAACTGACCTCACACTTGGCCAG GCTACCCTATTACTCGAACGCCTCCTCCCACAAGAAGAT CTGTCAGTGGAAGAGCTCTGTGCTCTCCGTCCCCTCTTTCCGGGTCTTAACCCACAGTCCCTCAGAGTCATTCCCACAGAGGTCTTGGCTGCAGCCTGTCCCTGCTTGTCGTCCACACTGTCCAGGCTTTCATCAGCTCAAAAAGCAGCATTGTTGCAGTCTTTTCGG GTGAAAGATGGAGTTCAAATCACAGGACCAATTGGTGCAGATCCAACTGTGTGTCCTGCTGACCAG CCAGGCTCTCTTATCTGGCCAGCATGTTTACTTCCCTTGCTGCCTCTAAAGATGCTACAATTGGACACCCCAGTTCTTCTGGCCAATCTCAGTCCCTATCGGGAGCTACCCTGGTCTGAACAGCAG GCTCAGTTTCTCTGGAAGAAGATGTCAGCGACCACCAAACTGACCCTAAGAAACTTGCA GTCTCTGGGCACCCTGGCAGGAGGCATGACCTGTGAGTGGCTGCAGCAGTTCAGCTGGCAAACAGATTTCCTTAAAGTGGTGGTCTTGCTCTACCAGCTGCCTGGTGGGGTTCGAGGGAGCCTG AGGGCCTGTATTTGGGAGGAACTACAGAGGAGGATGGAAATGTCGGAACTGGAGCTAGGAGGCCTGGGACCAGACCTGAATGGTCTGCAGCAGGAACTACTCTTCCAATTACC AGTCCAGCTGATTGATAGGCTGTCCAATGATTCAATTCTCTTGGTACTGGAGCTAGTACGAGGAGACCCTGAACAATTCCTGGTGCTGCCCCCGATCAGACGAGAGGCCCTGGCAGAGAGAGCACTACGCAGTCTG GCTCCACAGGACGTCCCACTCTCAGGGGAAGTGTTGGAGGCATTGGGCCCTCTGGTTGGATCCCTGGGGACAGAGAGTGTGGGCCGAATCCTTCCACAGACTCTGCTGGCCCACCTCAATCGGCTGCAGAACTTCTGCCTGGGAGAACCATTTGCCACAGGGTTGGGATCCTTGCTGTTGCATGAGTCTGCATTTGG GCGGCCAGAACTTTGGAGCCGAGATGAAGTGGAGCAGGCTGGACGCCTGGTGTTGACTTTATCCTCTCAGGCCATTCTTCTACTGCCCAgg GAGGCCTTGGGGCCAGAGACCCTGGAGAGACTTCTAGAGAGACAACAGAGCTGGGAGCAGAGCAGGGCTGGCCAGCTGTGTGGAGTTCCAGAGCTAGGCCTCAGAAAAGCAGCACTGGTGACTGGGGTTGTCCAGGCAGAAGCTGAAGATGAGCCAG ATCCTGTACCCACCTGTGCAGATATTCGGGGGACATTCCCAGCAGCTTGGTCAGCAGCACAGATTGCAGAAATGGGGCTCTCTGATTTCAAGGACTGCCTGGGCTTGTTTGCAAAAGACCCTAGTCTTGGGCCTGAAGAATTACGAGCAGCAATGAACAAGGCAAAAGAG TTGTGGGGTCCTCTTCAAGGACTTCGTCCTGAGCAGATCCTCCAGCTGGGTCGGCTATTAATAGGAATAGGAGAGCGTGAGCTCCAAGAATTGACTCTGGTTGACTGGGCAGTACTAGGAGCCTTGGGACAGTTGGAAGGCTGGAGAAAAAATCAG CTCCGAGTCATTGTCTCCAGCTTCTTACGTCAGAGTGGCCGACATGTGAGGAACCTGGATTTTATTCACCTCACTGCCCTTGGTCATGCAATCTGTGGCCTTCGGCCAGATGAGATACAGCATATCAACAATCGGGAGTTCAG CAAGGCTGTTCTCTTCCTGGGGTCCTTGACTCTCCAGTGCTCTGAGGAACAGCTAGAGGCTCTGGCTCACCTGCTTGTGTTGCCCGGAGGCTTTGGACTAGCTAGTAATTGGGGACCTGAGATCTTTACTGAAGTTGGCTCACTTGCAG CTGGACTCCCAGACCTGGCGCTCTCAGCACTGCTTCGGGGACAGATCAGAGGCCTCACTCCATTAGCCATTGCTGTTATGCCAGCACCCAAGTTTGCT GTGGTATTCAGCCCTGTCCAGCTTTCCGGTTTCACCAGTGCTCAGGCTCTGGCTATCACCCCTGAGCAAATGGCCTTCTTGAGCCCTGAGCAGCGTCAGGCAGTCATCTGGGCTCAGCATGAGGGAAAGGAGATCCTAGAACAGCTGG GGCGTAACGCAGCTTGGGTTCTCCAGGAACAAACAGTTTCTTTCTGGACCCCAGCACTGATTATTTTCCTAACTGGCTGCTTACCTTGA
- the STRC gene encoding stereocilin isoform X2 produces MGGEEPPTLRPPALRLHDFLVTLRGSRDWEPLIKLLGDTLALLGHEQTPRDFLGHQAGTLSGLVELLLNVLLPEESTVPPRPPCTRDGPPDCDLAADWLPSLLLLLEGTRWQALLQMIPVADTNFTDPGWGEPPPRLMQGLLGLITPSEEPGAEGLLWVGLLRTVGAPLYAAFQGGLLRVTHSLKDEVFAMLGQPELDASGQCMGGNLRQLLLWGVLHNVSWDAQALGFLSGMPPPPPALLHCLSTGVPLPRASQHSARSNSREPRAFSMDTICYNESDSDLPFSISNFSIHLYCQHAKPSTPRPPSSMAVTCETAAWYVTSLEVSAQFWLQACHDQYPEQFLEVICSNFSLISLPRPNRGLVRRLCASLLPPPTSCPEGLPPIPLTPELFWGCFLENETLWVERMCVEEGLEAVPPQNQAWVHHVCQGPTPDASAFPPCHVGPCGERCPNGGSFLEMVCVNDTLYDSLVPFWPWLEGQCRISRGGNNTCFLEGLLGPLLPPLPPLGPSPLCLAPGPFLLGMLSQLPRCQAAVPSLSHPTRLHYFLRLLAFLLGPGTGGIEVQRLLGQALLLSSLPDNCSFWDSFNPWGRSSMLRSVGEYLKQEHRLAPPGPGPPDGPIPDPGKRELLACYSPLLWELLQREKSAWVLQILVQEYLRMPPENLQQLVLSAESEAAQGFLALIHHSWAQLKVPPSEEQALGRLTTLLLQRFPQLTPQLFIDLSPLIPFLAVNDLLRFPPSLLANESVLAIIRDRSPVMKPEQKEALAQLLLAPELFGEVPAWSQELLWAALPLLPHLPLEHFLQLSPHQIQALEDSWPAAGLGPGQARHVLRSLVNQSVPDGEEQVLRLGSLACFLSTEELQSLVPLSDPMGSVERGLLQCVANGTLSPEGRVAHELLRVLRSTGGAELSPQELQAWGPLFSQLELSFLEELSESQLRTILPALQRTDLTLGQATLLLERLLPQEDVSGRSSLQMFPWQITDPLPHCHTHHTQPLSFCLFLRPPVLVSPQLSVEELCALRPLFPGLNPQSLRVIPTEVLAAACPCLSSTLSRLSSAQKAALLQSFRVKDGVQITGPIGADPTVCPADQPGSLIWPACLLPLLPLKMLQLDTPVLLANLSPYRELPWSEQQAQFLWKKMSATTKLTLRNLQSLGTLAGGMTCEWLQQFSWQTDFLKVVVLLYQLPGGVRGSLRACIWEELQRRMEMSELELGGLGPDLNGLQQELLFQLPVQLIDRLSNDSILLVLELVRGDPEQFLVLPPIRREALAERALRSLTLLAHLNRLQNFCLGEPFATGLGSLLLHESAFGRPELWSRDEVEQAGRLVLTLSSQAILLLPREALGPETLERLLERQQSWEQSRAGQLCGVPELGLRKAALVTGVVQAEAEDEPDPVPTCADIRGTFPAAWSAAQIAEMGLSDFKDCLGLFAKDPSLGPEELRAAMNKAKELWGPLQGLRPEQILQLGRLLIGIGERELQELTLVDWAVLGALGQLEGWRKNQLRVIVSSFLRQSGRHVRNLDFIHLTALGHAICGLRPDEIQHINNREFSKAVLFLGSLTLQCSEEQLEALAHLLVLPGGFGLASNWGPEIFTEVGSLAAGLPDLALSALLRGQIRGLTPLAIAVMPAPKFAVVFSPVQLSGFTSAQALAITPEQMAFLSPEQRQAVIWAQHEGKEILEQLGRNAAWVLQEQTVSFWTPALIIFLTGCLP; encoded by the exons ATGGGGGGAGAGGAACCCCCAACCCTAAGACCCCCTGCACTACGGCTTCATGATTTCCTGGTGACTTTGAGGGGCAGCCGGGACTGGGAACCCCTGATTAAGCTACTAGGGGACACCCTGGCACTGTTAGGACATGAGCAGACACCTCGGGACTTTCTGGGGCACCAGGCAGGCACCCTAAGTGGGCTGGTGGAGCTGCTTCTGAATGTCCTGCTTCCTGAGGAGTCCACAGTGCCTCCTCGGCCCCCTTGTACTCGAGATGGACCCCCTGATTGTGATCTGGCTGCTGATTGGTTACCTTCACTTCTACTGTTGCTGGAAGGCACTCGTTGGCAGGCATTGTTGCAGATGATTCCTGTGGCTGACACCAACTTCACAGACCCTGGCTGGGGGGAGCCACCACCCCGACTTATGCAGGGCCTCCTGGGCCTGATAACACCATCTGAAGAACCAGGTGCTGAAGGACTCCTTTGGGTGGGTCTACTTCGTACAGTGGGGGCTCCCCTCTATGCTGCCTTCCAGGGAGGGCTTCTGCGTGTTACCCATTCCCTGAAGGATGAGGTGTTTGCCATGCTGGGGCAACCAGAACTTGATGCCAGCGGGCAGTGCATGGGGG GTAATTTGAGACAGCTGCTTCTATG GGGTGTACTACACAATGTATCCTGGGATGCCCAGGCACTAGGATTCCTATCTGGgatgccacccccaccccctgccctccTACACTGCTTGAGCACCGGGGTACCCCTGCCCCGAGCCTCCCAGCATTCAGCCCGAAGCAACTCTCGAGAGCCTCGAGCCTTTTCCATGGATACAATCTGCTACAACGAATCAGACTCTGACTTACCCTTCAGTATCTCCAATTTCTCCATCCACCTGTATTGTCAGCATGCCAAACCCTCCACTCCCCGCCCTCCTTCCAGCATGGCTGTGACCTGTGAGACAGCTGCATGGTACGTGACCTCTCTAGAGGTGAGCGCCCAGTTTTGGTTGCAGGCATGCCATGATCAGTACCCGGAACAGTTCCTGGAGGTCATCTGCAGTAATTTCTCCCTGATATCACTGCCCAGACCCAACAGAGGCCTGGTGAGGCGTCTCTGTGCCAgccttctccccccacccaccaGTTGCCCAGAAGGCCTACCTcccattcccctcaccccagagCTCTTCTGGGGTTGTTTCCTGGAGAATGAGACATTGTGGGTGGAGCGAATGTGTGTGGAAGAGGGCCTAGAGGCGGTGCCCCCACAGAACCAGGCATGGGTACATCATGTGTGCCAGGGTCCAACCCCTGACGCAAGTGCATTCCCACCCTGTCATGTTGGGCCCTGTGGGGAGCGTTGCCCAAATGGGGGCAGTTTCCTGGAGATGGTATGTGTCAATGACACTCTATATGACTCCCTCGTGCCCTTCTGGCCCTGGCTGGAGGGACAGTGTAGAATTAGCCGTGGAGGTAATAATACCTGCTTCCTGGAAGGATTGCTTGGTCCTCTGCTGCCCCCACTGCCTCCTCTGGGGccctctcctctctgcctggCTCCAGGTCCCTTCCTGCTTGGCATGCTGTCCCAGCTGCCCCGATGTCAGGCtgcagtgccttccctctcccaccctacCCGCCTACACTATTTTCTTCGCCTCCTGGCATTCCTCTTGGGTCCAGGGACTGGGGGTATAGAGGTCCAGAGGCTGCTGGGCCAGGCTCTGCTactctccagtcttcctgacaaCTGCTCCTTCTGGGACTCCTTCAACCCCTGGGGCCGGAGTAGCATGCTACGGTCAGTGGGTGAATACCTGAAGCAGGAGCACAGGCTGGCTCCACCTGGTCCTGGCCCCCCTGATGGTCCTATTCCAGATCCTGGCAAGAGGGAGCTACTAGCTTGCTACAGT CCATTACTGTGGGAATTGctccagagagagaagagtgCTTGGGTCCTACAGATCCTTGTTCAG GAGTACCTGCGCATGCCCCCAGAGAATCTCCAGCAGTTGGTGTTATCAGCAGAGAGTGAGGCAGCCCAGGGTTTCTTGGCACTCATCCATCACTCATGGGCCCAGCTGAAG GTACCCCCATCAGAGGAGCAAGCCCTGGGCCGACTGACCACTCTCTTGCTCCAGCGTTTCCCTCAACTCACACCTCAGCTCTTTATTGATCTGTCACCACTCATCCCCTTCCTGGCAGTAAATGATCTGCTTCGCTTCCCACCTTCCCTGCTGGCCAATGAGAGCGT gCTGGCCATCATCCGTGATCGTAGTCCAGTCATGAAACCTGAGCAAAAGGAAGCCTTGGCACAGCTGCTGCTGGCACCTGAGCTGTTTGGGGAAGTGCCCGCctggtctcaggagctgctgtgggcTGCATTGCCCTTGCTGCCCCACCTCCCTTTGGAACACTTCCTGCAACTTAGTCCCCACCAG ATTCAGGCTCTGGAGGACAGTTGGCCAGCAGCAGGGCTAGGACCAGGACAGGCCCGGCATGTACTACGCAGTTTGGTGAATCAGAGTGTCCCAGATGGTGAAGAACAAGTGTTAAG GCTGGGGTCCCTTGCCTGCTTCCTGAGTACTGAGGAACTTCAGAGTCTTGTGCCCTTGAGTGACCCCATGGGATCAGTAGAGCGAGGACTGCTTCAATGTGTGGCCAATGGAACCCTCAGCCCTGAAGGACGG GTGGCACATGAGCTGCTACGGGTGCTTCGTTCAACTGGGGGGGCAGAGTTGAGTCCCCAGGAGCTGCAGGCCTGGGGCCCCCTCTTCTCTCAGCTTGAACTCAGCTTCCTGGAGGAGCTATCAGAGTCTCAACTCAGAACTATTCTCCCTGCCTTGCAAAGAACTGACCTCACACTTGGCCAG GCTACCCTATTACTCGAACGCCTCCTCCCACAAGAAGATGTAAGTGGCAGATCCTCTCTGCAAATGTTTCCCTGGCAGATCACTGACCCCCTTCCCCACTGCCACACTCACCACACCCAGCCCTTGAGCTTTTGCCTCTTCCTCAGGCCTCCTGTACTGGTTTCTCCTCAGCTGTCAGTGGAAGAGCTCTGTGCTCTCCGTCCCCTCTTTCCGGGTCTTAACCCACAGTCCCTCAGAGTCATTCCCACAGAGGTCTTGGCTGCAGCCTGTCCCTGCTTGTCGTCCACACTGTCCAGGCTTTCATCAGCTCAAAAAGCAGCATTGTTGCAGTCTTTTCGG GTGAAAGATGGAGTTCAAATCACAGGACCAATTGGTGCAGATCCAACTGTGTGTCCTGCTGACCAG CCAGGCTCTCTTATCTGGCCAGCATGTTTACTTCCCTTGCTGCCTCTAAAGATGCTACAATTGGACACCCCAGTTCTTCTGGCCAATCTCAGTCCCTATCGGGAGCTACCCTGGTCTGAACAGCAG GCTCAGTTTCTCTGGAAGAAGATGTCAGCGACCACCAAACTGACCCTAAGAAACTTGCA GTCTCTGGGCACCCTGGCAGGAGGCATGACCTGTGAGTGGCTGCAGCAGTTCAGCTGGCAAACAGATTTCCTTAAAGTGGTGGTCTTGCTCTACCAGCTGCCTGGTGGGGTTCGAGGGAGCCTG AGGGCCTGTATTTGGGAGGAACTACAGAGGAGGATGGAAATGTCGGAACTGGAGCTAGGAGGCCTGGGACCAGACCTGAATGGTCTGCAGCAGGAACTACTCTTCCAATTACC AGTCCAGCTGATTGATAGGCTGTCCAATGATTCAATTCTCTTGGTACTGGAGCTAGTACGAGGAGACCCTGAACAATTCCTGGTGCTGCCCCCGATCAGACGAGAGGCCCTGGCAGAGAGAGCACTACGCAGTCTG ACTCTGCTGGCCCACCTCAATCGGCTGCAGAACTTCTGCCTGGGAGAACCATTTGCCACAGGGTTGGGATCCTTGCTGTTGCATGAGTCTGCATTTGG GCGGCCAGAACTTTGGAGCCGAGATGAAGTGGAGCAGGCTGGACGCCTGGTGTTGACTTTATCCTCTCAGGCCATTCTTCTACTGCCCAgg GAGGCCTTGGGGCCAGAGACCCTGGAGAGACTTCTAGAGAGACAACAGAGCTGGGAGCAGAGCAGGGCTGGCCAGCTGTGTGGAGTTCCAGAGCTAGGCCTCAGAAAAGCAGCACTGGTGACTGGGGTTGTCCAGGCAGAAGCTGAAGATGAGCCAG ATCCTGTACCCACCTGTGCAGATATTCGGGGGACATTCCCAGCAGCTTGGTCAGCAGCACAGATTGCAGAAATGGGGCTCTCTGATTTCAAGGACTGCCTGGGCTTGTTTGCAAAAGACCCTAGTCTTGGGCCTGAAGAATTACGAGCAGCAATGAACAAGGCAAAAGAG TTGTGGGGTCCTCTTCAAGGACTTCGTCCTGAGCAGATCCTCCAGCTGGGTCGGCTATTAATAGGAATAGGAGAGCGTGAGCTCCAAGAATTGACTCTGGTTGACTGGGCAGTACTAGGAGCCTTGGGACAGTTGGAAGGCTGGAGAAAAAATCAG CTCCGAGTCATTGTCTCCAGCTTCTTACGTCAGAGTGGCCGACATGTGAGGAACCTGGATTTTATTCACCTCACTGCCCTTGGTCATGCAATCTGTGGCCTTCGGCCAGATGAGATACAGCATATCAACAATCGGGAGTTCAG CAAGGCTGTTCTCTTCCTGGGGTCCTTGACTCTCCAGTGCTCTGAGGAACAGCTAGAGGCTCTGGCTCACCTGCTTGTGTTGCCCGGAGGCTTTGGACTAGCTAGTAATTGGGGACCTGAGATCTTTACTGAAGTTGGCTCACTTGCAG CTGGACTCCCAGACCTGGCGCTCTCAGCACTGCTTCGGGGACAGATCAGAGGCCTCACTCCATTAGCCATTGCTGTTATGCCAGCACCCAAGTTTGCT GTGGTATTCAGCCCTGTCCAGCTTTCCGGTTTCACCAGTGCTCAGGCTCTGGCTATCACCCCTGAGCAAATGGCCTTCTTGAGCCCTGAGCAGCGTCAGGCAGTCATCTGGGCTCAGCATGAGGGAAAGGAGATCCTAGAACAGCTGG GGCGTAACGCAGCTTGGGTTCTCCAGGAACAAACAGTTTCTTTCTGGACCCCAGCACTGATTATTTTCCTAACTGGCTGCTTACCTTGA